The Sporosarcina ureae genome includes a region encoding these proteins:
- a CDS encoding bifunctional diguanylate cyclase/phosphodiesterase: MPLQAPSISSHLSAILDEKFCISLIDLSGHLTYVNQNFCELTGYVEDELIGETWGKVHRDFSIEKTLYILKKHFIHDTVYQESIQIHSKSGSVHWLDITIVPIYGTAGDLTGYLSLDIDVTGSKMVSNEYAKTRIDLQNFKYALDESAVVVITNPQGVITYVNNHFCTLSEYSRQELIGRTHRLVNSGTHPKSFFADMWKTIQSGQVWRGVIRNKAKSGSFYWVHTTIVPFIGSDGKPFQYISIRQDVTSQMEAEKSLELALKNDFSTTVKNLQNAIFKYSLDENNQIHITLLEGKVAEQLGVTVETLNQLASNKSFTLSTYKRQLLGALLGRVGQFEIDYQSRTFLVYLSPIFEDENVVEVVGTASEITDRKKAERLIEYMAFHDHLTGLPNRRLLKQTVEDLIESRLNNREPFALLYMDLDRFKNINDSMGHYVGDQLLKAVGARLQTLVRQNDLVGRLSGDEFLILCSSTTKQGAQMVAKRIVDEVSKSFLIDNLEIFIAPSIGISMFPDDGAQYDTLIRNADSAMYLAKQSGKSTYQFFTEELYKDLMERTLIEMELRQVLQKEELSLHYQPQFEFNTGNIIGVEALVRWQHPSRGMIPPGQFIPIAEETGMILAIGLWVLETACRQAKEWQDLGHTSLLMSVNVSLRQFKSIRFVSDVKDTLHKTGLLPHYLNIEITESMTSDVDYCQHILQELREIGIKISIDDFGTGYSSLSYLTKFPLTHLKIDQSFIRELQSNSVIVKAIIDLAKNLHLRVIAEGVETYEQADFLKKLECDEAQGFLYSRPVPPDELLQLLTTIKS; encoded by the coding sequence ATGCCGTTACAGGCTCCAAGTATTTCTTCACACTTATCTGCAATACTTGATGAAAAGTTTTGCATATCACTTATTGACTTAAGCGGCCATCTTACCTATGTAAACCAGAACTTTTGCGAGCTGACAGGTTATGTCGAAGATGAGTTGATAGGTGAAACATGGGGAAAGGTACATAGAGATTTCTCTATTGAAAAGACGCTTTATATACTTAAAAAGCATTTCATACATGATACTGTCTATCAAGAGTCTATTCAAATTCACTCTAAGTCTGGATCAGTACACTGGTTGGATATTACCATTGTTCCTATTTACGGTACTGCCGGAGACTTAACAGGTTATCTGTCACTCGACATTGATGTAACGGGATCAAAAATGGTCTCAAATGAGTATGCTAAAACACGTATCGACTTGCAAAACTTTAAATATGCACTGGATGAATCCGCAGTAGTTGTCATCACTAATCCACAAGGCGTCATTACGTATGTCAATAATCACTTCTGTACTCTTTCGGAATACTCGCGTCAGGAATTGATTGGCAGAACACATCGGTTAGTCAATTCAGGTACACATCCAAAAAGTTTTTTCGCAGATATGTGGAAAACGATACAGTCTGGTCAAGTATGGAGAGGCGTAATCCGTAATAAGGCGAAGTCCGGAAGTTTTTATTGGGTCCATACTACTATTGTTCCGTTTATCGGATCAGACGGTAAACCATTCCAATACATTTCCATACGGCAAGACGTGACATCTCAGATGGAGGCGGAAAAGTCATTAGAATTGGCATTAAAAAATGACTTTTCTACGACTGTAAAAAACCTCCAAAATGCTATTTTTAAATATTCTTTAGATGAAAACAATCAAATTCATATTACATTACTAGAAGGAAAAGTTGCTGAACAGCTGGGAGTCACTGTGGAAACACTAAATCAGCTCGCTTCGAATAAAAGCTTCACTTTGTCTACATATAAGCGTCAGCTTCTCGGAGCTTTACTTGGTCGTGTAGGGCAGTTCGAAATTGATTATCAATCAAGAACTTTTCTAGTTTACCTCTCTCCTATTTTTGAAGATGAGAATGTAGTCGAAGTTGTCGGCACCGCCAGTGAAATTACAGATCGTAAAAAAGCTGAACGTTTAATTGAATATATGGCATTTCACGATCATCTTACTGGATTGCCAAACAGAAGGTTACTGAAGCAGACAGTAGAAGACTTGATTGAGAGTCGTTTAAACAATCGGGAACCTTTCGCACTGCTTTACATGGATTTGGATCGTTTTAAAAACATCAATGATTCCATGGGTCACTATGTAGGGGATCAATTGCTTAAAGCAGTTGGTGCAAGATTACAGACACTCGTTAGACAAAATGATTTGGTCGGTCGACTTAGCGGTGACGAGTTTCTAATTCTATGTTCTTCTACAACGAAACAAGGCGCACAAATGGTCGCCAAACGAATTGTCGATGAAGTATCCAAATCATTCCTCATCGATAACTTGGAAATATTTATTGCGCCAAGCATCGGAATCAGCATGTTCCCAGACGATGGAGCACAGTATGATACACTCATTCGTAATGCGGATTCTGCTATGTATTTAGCAAAACAATCAGGTAAAAGCACATATCAATTTTTCACAGAAGAGCTTTATAAAGACTTGATGGAACGAACTTTAATTGAGATGGAATTACGTCAAGTACTTCAAAAAGAGGAATTATCATTGCATTACCAGCCACAATTTGAATTTAATACCGGAAATATAATCGGTGTAGAAGCATTGGTGCGTTGGCAACATCCTTCTCGAGGCATGATCCCACCTGGACAATTCATACCGATAGCAGAAGAAACTGGAATGATACTTGCAATTGGCTTGTGGGTGCTAGAGACTGCTTGCAGACAGGCGAAAGAGTGGCAAGACTTAGGTCACACTTCACTATTAATGAGCGTCAACGTTTCCTTGCGTCAGTTTAAAAGTATTAGGTTTGTGTCCGATGTCAAAGATACACTTCATAAAACCGGACTGCTTCCACACTATTTGAATATCGAAATTACAGAAAGTATGACCTCTGACGTAGACTATTGCCAACACATTTTACAAGAACTCCGTGAGATCGGCATTAAAATTAGTATTGATGATTTCGGAACAGGCTATTCCTCATTAAGTTATTTAACGAAGTTTCCTCTGACTCACCTTAAAATCGATCAATCTTTCATAAGAGAACTACAATCAAATTCCGTTATTGTAAAAGCTATTATTGATTTGGCTAAGAACTTGCACTTACGAGTGATTGCTGAAGGTGTTGAAACATACGAGCAAGCCGACTTTTTAAAGAAACTTGAATGTGATGAAGCACAAGGTTTCTTGTATTCCAGACCCGTGCCTCCCGATGAGCTTTTACAGTTACTTACTACTATAAAATCATAA